Proteins encoded by one window of Carcharodon carcharias isolate sCarCar2 chromosome 30, sCarCar2.pri, whole genome shotgun sequence:
- the LOC121271305 gene encoding cyclin-dependent kinase 4 inhibitor D-like isoform X1 — MGKNVSDGNKLTNAAARGDWREVERLLTEKKVDANAVNKYEQTALQVMMLGSTLVAEELLKNGAEPNVQDKWGFTPAHDVARNGFLDTMMVLTKYKADVNIRDATGCLPIHLAAKEGYLDLVQYLAPKSSILQKNSNGQTPLDLARASNRTGVVAWLEEQLQAMEIQTPH, encoded by the exons ATGGGCAAAAACGTATCGGACGGGAACAAGCTGACCAACGCTGCCGCGCGGGGAGACTGGCGAGAAGTGGAGCGACTGCTGACCGAGAAGAAGGTGGACGCTAATGCGGTGAATAAATACGAACAAACCGCACTGCAG GTGATGATGCTGGGCAGCACGTTGGTCGCAGAGGAACTACTGAAGAACGGGGCGGAGCCCAATGTCCAGGATAAATGGGGCTTCACTCCGGCACATGATGTGGCCCGGAATGGTTTCCTGGATACCATGATGGTCCTGACGAAATACAAGGCGGACGTTAACATCAGAGATGCCACGGGCTGCCTGCCCATACACCTGGCTGCCAAAGAGGGCTACTTGGACCTTGTCCAGTACCTGGCTCCAAAGTCAAGCATCCTGCAAAAGAATTCCAATGGGCAAACCCCACTGGACCTCGCAAGGGCCTCCAACAGAACTGGAGTAGTGGCCTGGTTAGAGGAGCAGTTGCAAGCTATGGAGATCCAAACCCCACACTGA
- the LOC121271305 gene encoding cyclin-dependent kinase 4 inhibitor D-like isoform X2, whose amino-acid sequence MCWLPLPYWVMEVINLGHTIEEDLVMMLGSTLVAEELLKNGAEPNVQDKWGFTPAHDVARNGFLDTMMVLTKYKADVNIRDATGCLPIHLAAKEGYLDLVQYLAPKSSILQKNSNGQTPLDLARASNRTGVVAWLEEQLQAMEIQTPH is encoded by the exons ATGTGCTGGCTACCCCTGCCCTACTGGGTGATGGAGGTCATAAACTTGGGACACACCATTGAAGAAGACttg GTGATGATGCTGGGCAGCACGTTGGTCGCAGAGGAACTACTGAAGAACGGGGCGGAGCCCAATGTCCAGGATAAATGGGGCTTCACTCCGGCACATGATGTGGCCCGGAATGGTTTCCTGGATACCATGATGGTCCTGACGAAATACAAGGCGGACGTTAACATCAGAGATGCCACGGGCTGCCTGCCCATACACCTGGCTGCCAAAGAGGGCTACTTGGACCTTGTCCAGTACCTGGCTCCAAAGTCAAGCATCCTGCAAAAGAATTCCAATGGGCAAACCCCACTGGACCTCGCAAGGGCCTCCAACAGAACTGGAGTAGTGGCCTGGTTAGAGGAGCAGTTGCAAGCTATGGAGATCCAAACCCCACACTGA